A genomic region of Pyrus communis chromosome 14, drPyrComm1.1, whole genome shotgun sequence contains the following coding sequences:
- the LOC137716530 gene encoding probable protein phosphatase 2C 24 encodes MAETCYGVVSESDSASNACETGSRAARRRRMEIRRFKFVSGVAPPAPDSPENSEQHKKAASRTMSLPSRELESALLCSGSSDEEKIPPSQKKSTKIRASTSSNVTEASREMLRYGLSSVCGRRRDMEDAVSVHRSFCRRIRDSAAQLHYFGVYDGHGCSHVATKCRERMHELVKEEVESMEDWKTAMERSFVRMDKEVVAWGREGGIGVSNCRCELQTPESEAVGSTAVVAVVAPDKIVVANCGDSRAVLCRNGKAFPLSVDHKPDRPDELNRIQEAGGRVIYWDGPRVLGVLAMSRAIGDNYLKPYVSCVPEVTITDRTVEDECLILASDGLWDVVSNETACGVARMCLSGKRAASAMERAWAEAVAEAASDRACSDASILLMKLALARHSADNVSVVVVNLRRNT; translated from the exons ATGGCGGAGACTTGCTACGGAGTTGTGAGCGAAAGCGACTCGGCGTCGAATGCCTGCGAGACCGGTTCACGAGCTGCGAGGCGGAGGAGGATGGAGATCCGGCGGTTCAAATTCGTCTCCGGAGTGGCCCCACCGGCGCCGGACTCACCGGAAAATTCGGAGCAGCACAAGAAAGCCGCGTCCCGTACGATGTCGTTGCCTTCTCGGGAGTTGGAAAGCGCCCTGCTGTGCTCCGGTTCTTCCGACGAAGAGAAAATCCCCCCGAGTCAAAAGAAGTCAACGAAGATCCGAGCGTCCACGTCATCGAACGTTACAGAAGCTTCGAGGGAGATGCTCAGGTACGGGCTGTCCTCCGTATGCGGCCGCCGTCGAGATATGGAGGACGCTGTGTCCGTACACCGCTCGTTTTGCCGACGCATACGAGACTCCGCCGCTCAGTTGCATTACTTCGGCGTCTACGACGGCCACGGCTGCTCACAT GTGGCGACGAAATGCAGAGAGCGGATGCATGAGCTGGTGAAGGAGGAAGTGGAGAGCATGGAAGACTGGAAGACGGCGATGGAGAGGAGCTTTGTGCGGATGGACAAGGAGGTGGTGGCGTGGGGCCGCGAAGGCGGCATCGGAGTGAGCAATTGCCGTTGTGAGCTTCAAACTCCGGAGTCCGAGGCTGTCGGATCCACCGCAGTCGTCGCAGTCGTCGCTCCCGATAAGATCGTCGTGGCTAACTGCGGCGACTCGAGAGCCGTGCTCTGTCGCAACGGCAAGGCCTTTCCTCTCTCTGTTGATCACAAG CCGGATCGCCCCGATGAGTTGAATCGGATCCAGGAGGCGGGTGGGCGGGTCATATACTGGGACGGCCCACGGGTTCTCGGAGTTCTGGCGATGTCAAGAGCCATAG GCGACAACTACTTGAAGCCGTACGTGAGCTGCGTTCCAGAGGTGACGATCACGGACAGGACGGTGGAGGACGAGTGTCTGATCCTGGCGAGCGACGGGCTGTGGGACGTGGTGTCGAACGAAACGGCATGCGGGGTGGCGAGAATGTGTCTGAGTGGGAAACGGGCGGCTAGTGCGATGGAGCGCGCGTGGGCGGAGGCGGTGGCGGAGGCGGCGTCGGACAGGGCGTGTTCCGACGCGTCGATACTGCTGATGAAGCTGGCATTGGCCAGGCACAGCGCTGACAACGTGAGCGTCGTCGTGGTGAACCTCAGACGCAACACGTAG